Proteins encoded by one window of Thunnus thynnus chromosome 3, fThuThy2.1, whole genome shotgun sequence:
- the LOC137180498 gene encoding E3 ubiquitin/ISG15 ligase TRIM25-like — MSAASCLRSEDQFLCSICLDVFTDPVTTSCGHNFCKNCITEHWNVNVPCHCPMCKKDFNIRPELHVNTFISEMVSQFRQEAQQKASSSSSEQQAAKPGEVPCDVCTGTKLKALKSCLVCLTSYCETHLEPHLTASRLKRHQLMDPVENLEDRMCVKHDKPLELFCKTDQTCVCMLCSVLDHKTHEFVPLKEEYEGKKAELGKTEAEIQQMIQKRQLKIQEIKESVDLSKEDADREKAEGVQVFTALKESVERSLNELIETIEEKQRTTEKQAEDFIKELEQEISELMKRSSEVKQFSHSEDHLHLLQNFPSLKAAPPTKDWTEVSVRPPSYEGTVVKAVTQLEETLSKEMKKLFEAELKRVQQYAVDVTLDPDTADPYLILSDDEEQEDHSDVEEILPNNRERFFAPRPPHLPPSCFPIVHPFGPRHY; from the coding sequence atgtctgctgccagctgtctgcgatctgaagatcagtttctgtgctccatctgtctggatgtgttcactgatccagtcaccacatcatgtggacacaacttctgcaaaaactgcatcactgaacACTGGAATGTTAATGTTCCTTGCCATTGTCCAATGTGTAAAAAGGATTTCAACATAAGACCTGAGCTTCACGTCAACACATTCATCTCTGAGATGGTTTctcagttcagacaggaagctcaacagaaagccagcagcagcagctcagagcaacaagctgccaaaccaggagaagttccctgtgatgtctgtactggaaccaaactgaaggccctgaagtcctgtctggtgtgtctgacctcctactgtgagactcacctggagcctcatctgacagcttcacgtctgaaaagacatcagctgatggaccctgtggagaacctggaagacaggatgtgtgtgaagcacgataaacctctggagctgttctgtaagaccgaccagacatgtgtctgcatgctctgctctgttttagaccacaagacacatgagtttgttcctctgaaagaagaatatgaaggaaagaaggcagagctggggaagacagaggctgaaattcaacagatgatccagaagagaCAACTGAAGATTCAAGAGATCAAAGAGTCAGTTGACCTCAGTAaggaagatgcagacagagagaaagcagaaggtgTTCAGGTCTTCACCGCTCTGAAGGAGTCTGTTGAGAGAAGCCTGAATGAGCTCATTGAGACGattgaagagaagcaaagaacgacagagaaacaggctgaagacttcatcaaagagctggaacaggaaatctctgagctgatgaagagaagCTCTGAGGTGAAGCAGTTCTCACACtctgaagaccacctccacctcctccaaaacttcccgtccctgaaagctgctccacccaccaaagactggacagaggtcagcgtccgtccaccatcatatgaggggactgtggtgaaagctgtgactcagctggaggagacgctcagtaaagagatgaagaagctgtttgaggctgagctgaagagggtccagcagtatgcagtggatgtgactcttgatcctgatacagcaGATCCTtatctcatcctgtctgatgatgaggAACAAGAAGATCATAGTGATGTGGAGGAGATCCTCCCAAACAACCGAGAGAGATTTTTTGCCCCCCGCCCCCCGCACCTCCCCCCCTCCTGCTTCCCCATCGTCCACCCCTTCGGGCCCCGCCACTATTAA
- the LOC137180350 gene encoding E3 ubiquitin-protein ligase TRIM39-like, which produces MSAASCLRSEDQFLCSICLDVFTDPVSTPCGHNFCKNCINEHWNSNNQYSCPMCKEVFKIRPKLKVNTFISEMVSQFRQEAQQKASSSSSEQQAAKPGEVPCDVCTGTKLKALKSCLVCLTSYCETHLEPHLTASRLKRHQLMDPVENLEDRMCMKHDKPLELFCKTDQTCVCMLCSVLDHKTHEFVPLKEEYEGKKAELGKTEAEIQQMIQKRRLKIQEIKHSVDLSKEDADREKAEGVQVFTALKESVERSLNELIETIEEKQRTTEKQAEDFIKELEHEISELKKRSSEVKQLSRSEDHLHLLQNFPSLKAAPPTKDWTEVSVHPPSYEGTVVRAVTQLEETLSKEMKKLFEAELKRVQQYAVDVTLDPDTAHPKLILSDDEKQVNHDDVEKNLPDNPERFSFCYCVLGKQSFSSGRFCFEVQVKGKTEWTLGVARESINRKGKITLRPQNGYWTIWLRNGNEYKALAGPPVRLSLKSQPQKVGVFVDYEEGLVSFYDVDAAALIYSFTGCSFTEKLYPYFCPRSNDGGKNSAPLIICPVNQTA; this is translated from the coding sequence atgtctgctgccagctgtctgcgatctgaagatcagtttctgtgctccatctgtctggatgtgttcactgatccagtcagcacaccatgtggacacaacttctgcaaaaactgcatcaatGAACACTGGAACAGTAATAACCAATATTCGTGTCCGATGTGTAAAGAGGTTTTCAAAATAAGACCTAAGTTGAAGGTGAATACTTTCATCTCTGAGATGGTTTctcagttcagacaggaagctcaacagaaagccagcagcagcagctcagagcaacaagctgccaaaccaggagaagttccctgtgacgtctgtactggaaccaaactgaaggccctgaagtcctgtctggtgtgtctgacctcctactgtgagactcacctggagcctcatctgacagcttcacgtctgaaaagacatcagctgatggaccctgtggagaacctggaagacaggatgtgtatgaagcacgataaacctctggagctgttctgtaagactgaccagacatgtgtctgcatgctctgctctgttttagaccacaagacacatgagtttgttcctctgaaagaagaatatgaaggaaagaaggcagagctggggaagacagaggctgaaattcagcagatgatccagaagagaCGACTGAAGATTCAAGAGATCAAACACTCAGTTGACCTCAGTAaggaagatgcagacagagagaaagcagaaggtgTTCAGGTCTTCACCGCTCTGAAGGAGTCTGTTGAGAGAAGCCTGAATGAGCTCATTGAGACGattgaagagaagcaaagaacgacagagaaacaggctgaagacttcatcaaagagctggaacacgaaatctctgagctgaagaagagaagctctgaggtgaagcagctctcacgctctgaagaccacctccacctcctccaaaacttcccatccctgaaagctgctccacccaccaaagactggacagaggtcagTGTCCATCCACCATCATATGAGGGGACTGTGGTGAGAGCTGtgactcagctggaggagacgctcagtaaagagatgaagaagctgtttgaggctgagctgaagagggtccagcagtatgcagtggatgtgactcttgatcctgatacagcacatcctaaactcatcctgtctgatgatgagaAACAAGTAAATCATGATGATGTGGAGAAGAATCTTCCAGACAACCCagagagattttctttttgttattgtgttttaggaaagcagagtttctcttcaggcagattttgctttgaggttcaggttaaagggAAAACTGAATGGACTTTAGGAGTGGCCAGAGAGTCGATCAACAGGAAGGGAAAAATCACACTGAGACCTCAGAATGGTTACTGGACTATATGgttgagaaatggaaatgagtacAAAGCTCTTGCTGGGCCTCCAGTCCGTCTCTCTCTGAAGTCTCAGcctcagaaggtgggggtgtttgtggattatgaggagggtctggtctccttttatgacgtagatgctgcagctcttatctactcctttactggctgctccttcactgagaaactctaccCATACTTCTGTCCCCGTAGTAATGATGGTGGTAAAAACTCCGcccctctgatcatctgtcctgtcaatcaaactgcctGA